From Nocardioides daedukensis, the proteins below share one genomic window:
- a CDS encoding SURF1 family cytochrome oxidase biogenesis protein: MRKFSFLLSRRWVLFFVVVILLSWLAWVLGEWQFHRLEDRKDRNEVIERNVHADPVPVEDVLAPDEPVPNSAQWKKVRATGTYDVADTIIVRYRTRDGASGVDVLVPLVPREGPALLVDRGWMSTGNSGTSSAADVPAPPSGEVTITGWVRQDATGDSTKVSAQSTRAISSTRIAEALDIGAYRGFVDLETETPEPAESLERAELPDTGNGPHFFYGLQWWFFGVLAIVGFIWMAVDEYRGKTHARSRRKPARKPARKTSQKPARKPVR; this comes from the coding sequence GTGCGCAAGTTCTCCTTCCTGCTGAGCCGACGCTGGGTCCTGTTCTTCGTCGTCGTCATCCTGCTCAGCTGGCTGGCCTGGGTCCTGGGTGAGTGGCAGTTCCACCGACTCGAGGACCGCAAGGACCGCAACGAGGTGATCGAGCGGAACGTGCACGCCGACCCCGTCCCGGTCGAGGACGTCCTCGCACCCGACGAGCCGGTCCCCAACAGCGCCCAGTGGAAGAAGGTGCGCGCCACCGGGACCTACGACGTCGCCGACACCATCATCGTGCGCTACCGCACCCGCGACGGAGCCTCGGGCGTGGACGTGCTGGTACCGCTGGTGCCGCGCGAGGGGCCCGCACTGCTGGTGGACCGGGGTTGGATGTCGACCGGTAACAGCGGTACGTCGTCGGCTGCCGACGTACCGGCGCCGCCCTCGGGTGAGGTGACGATCACCGGTTGGGTCCGCCAGGACGCCACCGGGGACTCCACCAAGGTCAGCGCCCAGTCCACCCGGGCGATCTCCAGCACTCGCATCGCCGAGGCGCTGGACATCGGGGCATACCGGGGCTTCGTGGACCTCGAGACGGAGACCCCCGAGCCGGCAGAATCCCTCGAGCGCGCCGAGCTCCCCGACACCGGCAACGGCCCGCACTTCTTCTACGGCCTGCAGTGGTGGTTCTTCGGCGTGCTCGCCATCGTCGGCTTCATCTGGATGGCGGTCGATGAGTACCGCGGCAAGACCCACGCCCGGTCGCGACGTAAGCCAGCCAGGAAGCCAGCCCGAAAGACGTCCCAGAAGCCGGCCCGCAAGCCGGTCAGGTGA
- a CDS encoding cyanophycinase translates to MIIGGAEDKLRQRTVLSDFVKAAGGPHARIAVIATASSLGPEIVEVYDSVFRKLGAAQVSSVRPETREHSHDPAFVEALSQATGIFMTGGNQLKLSGAISGTPFAEAIHAAHRRGAVIAGTSAGASIQSSHMVAFGPGGATAKQRMTQVAAGLGLLPESVIDQHFEQRNRYGRLLTIVSQSPQLLGMGVDEDTAAVVTFEDDRRVLRVIGRGAVTILDPSHIVSNAHEASRSHPILASGVILHALPAGAAFDLTARTLIARDAADDASEAEQIAEAGRDLRRLARDIAAGDVSPSVLRRRKTRSRRRDWPVATRPETTSGHHSTEETS, encoded by the coding sequence ATGATCATCGGAGGCGCCGAGGACAAGTTGCGTCAGCGCACCGTCCTCAGCGACTTCGTCAAGGCAGCAGGTGGTCCCCACGCGCGCATCGCGGTGATCGCGACCGCCTCCTCACTCGGACCCGAGATCGTGGAGGTCTATGACTCGGTCTTCCGCAAGCTCGGCGCCGCGCAGGTGTCCTCCGTGCGACCCGAGACCCGCGAGCACTCCCACGACCCGGCGTTCGTCGAGGCGCTGTCACAGGCAACCGGGATCTTCATGACCGGTGGCAACCAGCTCAAGCTCTCCGGAGCCATCAGCGGTACGCCGTTCGCCGAGGCGATCCATGCCGCCCACCGTCGCGGTGCGGTCATCGCCGGCACCTCGGCCGGGGCGAGCATCCAGTCCTCGCACATGGTCGCCTTCGGACCCGGTGGCGCGACTGCCAAGCAGCGGATGACGCAGGTGGCGGCCGGACTCGGGCTGTTGCCGGAGTCGGTCATCGACCAGCACTTCGAGCAGCGCAACCGCTATGGGCGCCTGCTCACGATCGTCTCCCAGTCGCCGCAGCTGCTCGGCATGGGAGTCGACGAGGACACCGCCGCGGTCGTCACCTTCGAGGACGACCGGCGCGTGTTGCGGGTGATCGGCCGTGGTGCGGTCACCATCCTTGACCCGTCGCACATTGTCTCGAACGCCCACGAGGCATCCCGCTCGCACCCGATCCTGGCCTCCGGGGTCATCCTGCACGCGTTGCCTGCGGGCGCCGCCTTCGACCTGACCGCGCGCACCCTGATCGCCCGAGACGCCGCCGACGACGCGTCGGAGGCCGAGCAGATCGCCGAGGCCGGGCGTGACCTGCGCCGACTGGCGCGTGACATTGCCGCCGGCGACGTCTCACCGTCCGTGCTGAGGCGGCGCAAGACCCGTTCGAGGCGGAGGGACTGGCCGGTTGCCACCCGCCCGGAGACCACTTCTGGCCACCACAGCACGGAGGAGACCTCATGA
- the fabI gene encoding enoyl-ACP reductase FabI, with translation MGILEGKRILVAGVTMDSSIGFAVAKVAQEQGATVLISNFGRALGITRRIAKRLPVEPPVLELDVTDPDHLAGLEAQVREHVDGLDGVVHSIAYGNPETLLGGKFLEGPWDDVAQAVQVSAYSLKSLAVATRPLMADGGSLVGLTFDATVAWPAYDWMGVAKAGLESTSRYLARNLGADGIRCNLVSAGPLRTLAAKAIPGFEDLENMWSDKSPLGWDNTDQEPTARAVCALLSDFFPATTGEIVHVDGGFHAMGA, from the coding sequence ATGGGCATTCTCGAAGGCAAGCGCATCCTCGTCGCCGGAGTCACGATGGACAGCTCCATCGGCTTCGCGGTGGCCAAGGTCGCCCAGGAGCAGGGCGCCACGGTGCTGATCTCCAACTTCGGCCGCGCACTCGGCATCACTCGACGCATCGCCAAGCGGTTGCCCGTGGAGCCGCCGGTGCTCGAGCTCGACGTGACCGACCCCGACCACCTGGCCGGCCTCGAGGCGCAGGTGCGCGAGCACGTGGACGGTCTCGACGGTGTGGTCCACTCCATCGCCTACGGCAACCCGGAGACTCTGCTCGGCGGGAAGTTCCTCGAGGGCCCGTGGGATGACGTCGCCCAGGCTGTCCAGGTCTCGGCCTACTCCCTGAAGTCCCTCGCCGTCGCCACCCGGCCCTTGATGGCCGACGGGGGTTCGCTGGTCGGCCTCACCTTCGACGCCACCGTCGCGTGGCCGGCGTACGACTGGATGGGTGTGGCCAAGGCCGGCCTCGAGTCGACGTCGCGCTACCTCGCCCGCAACCTGGGCGCCGACGGCATCCGCTGCAACCTGGTCTCGGCAGGTCCGTTGCGGACGCTGGCAGCAAAGGCGATCCCCGGTTTCGAGGACCTCGAGAACATGTGGAGCGACAAGTCGCCGCTGGGCTGGGACAACACCGACCAGGAGCCGACCGCGCGCGCCGTGTGCGCCTTGCTGTCCGACTTCTTCCCCGCGACCACGGGCGAGATCGTCCACGTCGACGGCGGGTTCCACGCCATGGGCGCCTGA
- a CDS encoding beta-ketoacyl-ACP reductase — MASSTVSRSVLVTGGNRGIGRAIAQAFLDQGDKVAVTTRDGGAPEGALDVRCDITDQEQVDAAFKLIEAEHGPVEVLVANAGVTRDTLLLRMSEDDWDSVIATNLTGTFRVAKRAAKGMLRLRRGRIILISSVVALLGSPGQVNYAASKAGLVGMARSMARELGSRSITTNVVAPGFVATDMTDVLPDEQKAAYQSQIPLGRFADVADVAGAVTWLAGDGAAYVTGAVIPVDGGLGMGH; from the coding sequence ATAGCGTCGTCGACCGTGAGCAGATCAGTTCTCGTGACCGGCGGCAACCGTGGGATCGGCCGGGCCATCGCCCAGGCGTTCCTCGACCAGGGCGACAAGGTGGCAGTGACCACTCGTGATGGCGGGGCCCCCGAGGGGGCCCTCGACGTCCGGTGTGACATCACCGACCAGGAGCAGGTCGACGCCGCCTTCAAGTTGATCGAGGCCGAGCACGGCCCGGTCGAGGTGCTCGTCGCGAACGCGGGGGTTACCCGCGACACCCTGCTGCTGCGGATGAGCGAGGACGACTGGGACTCGGTGATCGCCACCAACCTGACCGGCACCTTCCGGGTGGCCAAGCGCGCTGCCAAGGGCATGCTGCGCCTGCGTCGTGGCCGAATCATCCTGATCTCCTCGGTCGTCGCGCTGCTCGGCTCGCCGGGCCAGGTCAACTACGCCGCCTCCAAGGCCGGACTCGTCGGTATGGCGCGCTCGATGGCCCGCGAGCTTGGGTCCCGCTCCATCACCACCAACGTCGTGGCCCCCGGTTTCGTCGCGACCGACATGACCGATGTGCTGCCCGACGAGCAGAAGGCTGCCTACCAGTCGCAGATCCCGCTGGGCAGGTTCGCCGACGTCGCCGACGTCGCCGGTGCGGTGACCTGGCTCGCCGGGGACGGGGCGGCATACGTGACCGGCGCGGTCATCCCCGTCGACGGCGGCCTCGGCATGGGCCACTGA
- a CDS encoding dodecin — MSDRTYRVTEIVGTSPDGIDQAIRNGIERAGKTLRHIDWFEMTQVRGQVKDGQVEHVQVGLKLGFRLEDE, encoded by the coding sequence ATGAGCGACCGCACCTACCGCGTCACCGAGATCGTCGGCACGTCCCCCGACGGCATCGACCAGGCCATCCGCAACGGCATCGAGCGGGCTGGCAAGACGCTGCGCCACATCGACTGGTTCGAGATGACCCAGGTCCGCGGACAGGTCAAGGACGGCCAGGTCGAGCACGTCCAGGTCGGGCTCAAGCTCGGCTTCCGCCTCGAGGACGAGTGA
- the moaA gene encoding GTP 3',8-cyclase MoaA, translating to MQLSDSYGRVATDLRVSLTDRCNLRCNYCMPAEGLDWLPDESVLSDDEVVRLVDIATRLLGVESVRFTGGEPLVRRGLVGIVQATAALAHRPEMSMTTNALGLARSADALAAAGLDRINASLDTIRAETFAEITRRDRLHDVLEGLRAAKAAGLGPVKVNAVLLRGVNDDQSPELLRWALAEGYHLRFIEQMPLDAQHAWNREAMITADEIQTRLEKEFTLSPAVEPRGSAPAELFTVDGGPGTVGIIASVTRPFCGDCNRVRLTADGQVRNCLFARSESDLRAPLRAGASDEEIAERWVTAMSSKRPGHGIDDPSFLQPTRPMSAIGG from the coding sequence ATGCAGCTCAGTGATTCCTACGGCCGGGTGGCAACGGACTTGCGGGTCTCGCTGACCGACCGCTGCAACCTGCGCTGCAACTACTGCATGCCGGCAGAGGGCCTGGACTGGCTGCCGGACGAGTCGGTCCTCAGCGACGACGAGGTGGTCCGCCTCGTCGACATCGCGACTCGACTCCTCGGCGTGGAATCCGTGCGGTTCACCGGTGGTGAGCCGCTCGTACGCCGTGGCCTGGTCGGCATCGTGCAGGCCACCGCCGCACTGGCCCACCGCCCCGAGATGTCCATGACCACGAACGCCCTCGGGCTGGCCAGGTCAGCCGACGCGCTGGCAGCCGCCGGCCTGGACCGGATCAACGCATCGCTGGACACCATCCGCGCCGAGACGTTCGCCGAGATCACCCGGAGGGACCGGCTCCACGACGTCCTCGAAGGGCTCCGCGCAGCGAAGGCCGCCGGCCTGGGCCCGGTCAAGGTGAACGCAGTGCTCCTGCGTGGCGTCAACGACGACCAGTCGCCGGAGCTGCTGCGCTGGGCGCTGGCCGAGGGCTACCACCTTCGGTTCATCGAGCAGATGCCCCTGGACGCGCAACATGCCTGGAACCGCGAGGCAATGATCACCGCCGACGAGATCCAGACCCGACTGGAGAAGGAGTTCACGCTCTCACCCGCCGTGGAGCCACGGGGGAGTGCTCCCGCGGAGCTCTTCACGGTCGACGGCGGCCCGGGCACGGTCGGGATCATCGCCTCGGTCACCCGGCCGTTCTGCGGGGACTGCAACCGGGTCCGGCTGACTGCCGACGGCCAAGTGCGCAACTGCCTGTTCGCGCGCAGCGAGTCCGATCTGCGGGCGCCGCTGCGAGCAGGAGCCTCGGACGAGGAGATCGCCGAGCGCTGGGTGACCGCGATGAGCAGCAAGCGTCCCGGTCACGGGATCGACGACCCGTCGTTCCTGCAGCCGACCCGGCCGATGTCCGCGATCGGCGGCTGA
- a CDS encoding cupin domain-containing protein, producing the protein MRVFHLGAIPHRMIDAHDSIGFSVGALGISADAHLVVVRLKPGGTIGGHPAPGRQLLLVIDGDATVTGGQGDQRTVGPGEAAVWEAGEQHTTSSVNGLLGFLVEGDLDLDTRPGAVDAP; encoded by the coding sequence GTGCGGGTCTTCCATCTCGGCGCGATCCCCCACCGGATGATCGATGCCCACGACAGCATCGGTTTCTCGGTGGGGGCGCTCGGCATCTCGGCCGACGCCCACCTGGTCGTCGTACGGCTCAAGCCCGGCGGCACGATCGGGGGCCACCCGGCCCCCGGTCGTCAGCTGCTCCTCGTGATCGACGGGGACGCCACGGTCACCGGCGGCCAGGGTGACCAACGCACCGTGGGACCCGGTGAGGCCGCGGTCTGGGAGGCCGGGGAGCAGCACACCACCAGCTCCGTGAACGGGCTGCTGGGCTTCCTGGTCGAGGGTGACCTCGACCTCGACACCCGACCGGGTGCCGTCGACGCTCCCTGA
- a CDS encoding DUF3099 domain-containing protein, producing the protein MATRDERSGPEAVRITTAAPSRGSDIAARQKRYLFSMAIRTACFVGAVAVGPGWLRWVLIAGAVVLPYVAVVLASSTPKPRSEMPLRGTDWLGREIGPTR; encoded by the coding sequence ATGGCCACGCGGGATGAGCGATCCGGTCCGGAAGCCGTCCGGATCACCACTGCTGCCCCCTCCCGGGGCAGCGACATTGCCGCACGGCAGAAGCGTTATCTGTTCTCGATGGCGATCCGCACGGCCTGCTTCGTGGGTGCCGTGGCCGTCGGGCCCGGTTGGCTGCGCTGGGTGCTGATCGCCGGAGCCGTCGTGCTCCCCTACGTCGCGGTCGTGCTGGCCAGCTCGACCCCCAAGCCGCGCTCGGAGATGCCCCTGCGGGGCACCGACTGGCTGGGCCGCGAGATCGGTCCGACCCGCTGA
- the cphA gene encoding cyanophycin synthetase: protein MTDIPLTGGRPTADLRIVETRVYRGANIWSYDRSVHLVVDLGRLEEFPTNTIPGFTDNVLQMLPGLREHTCSRGRRGGFVERLNEGTWLGHVAEHCALALQQVVGHDIRRGKTRQVKGKPGHYNVIFGYVDEQVGLAAGQLAVRLVNHLVEADPDFDWEAELEAFIKRAQRTAFGPSTQAIIDEAVSRDIPWIRLNKHSLVQLGQGVHAQRIRATMTSETSSIAVDIASDKDLTTRLLSAAGLPVPKQDSVRTADQAVAVANRIGFPVVVKPLDGNHGRGVCLDLLTDDDVREAFEIAREQSRRGSVIVESFVTGKDYRCLIIDGRMVAVAERVPASVTGDGTSTIEELVDLANADPRRGVGHEKVLTRITVDDAAIERVRDQGFEMTSTPDAGVTVKLALTGNMSTGGISIDRTFEAHPENVEIAEEAARMIGLDIAGIDFICPDITQPVRETGGAICEVNAAPGFRMHTHPTIGEPQFIAKPVVDMLFPPGATSRIPIVAVTGTNGKTTTSRMISHIFKGMGRKVGMTSTDGVVIDERLTIRADASGPRSARMVLQNPRVDFAVFEVARGGILREGLGYERNDVAVVLNVAPDHLGLRGIDTIEQLADVKAVLVEAVPRDGHAVLNADDPLVRAMRRRCSGQVVWFSMDEPGSEAREMIDAHCRRGGKALILAPSERGEMIVVKHGRREMQLAWTHLLPATFGGKARMNVQNVMGAAAAAFAAGAPLHDIRQGLRTFSTNYYLSPGRLNEVEVNGVNVLVDYCHNAPGMRALGDFVDRIGESLAHDLARPSRIGVIATAGDRRDEDMRDLGRVAAQHFDVVIVREDQQLRGRQRGEIAELVAEGVREAREGGARCKQVEIILDEIDAVRHAMSRANRGDLVVVCVDQHSRVMAELEDWSNQAQAGSASNDDLPLADPDFVPPAEG, encoded by the coding sequence ATGACCGACATCCCCCTCACCGGCGGACGCCCGACTGCAGACCTGAGGATCGTCGAGACGCGGGTCTATCGCGGTGCCAACATCTGGTCCTACGACCGCTCCGTACACCTCGTCGTCGACCTCGGTCGGCTCGAGGAGTTCCCGACCAACACCATCCCCGGGTTCACCGACAACGTCCTGCAGATGCTCCCCGGACTGCGTGAGCACACCTGCTCGCGCGGGCGCCGCGGTGGCTTCGTGGAGCGCCTCAACGAGGGCACCTGGCTGGGCCACGTGGCCGAGCACTGCGCCCTCGCGCTGCAGCAGGTCGTCGGCCACGACATCCGCCGCGGCAAGACCCGCCAGGTCAAGGGCAAGCCCGGCCACTACAACGTGATCTTCGGCTATGTCGACGAACAGGTGGGCCTGGCCGCGGGCCAGCTCGCCGTACGCCTGGTCAACCACCTGGTCGAGGCCGACCCGGACTTCGACTGGGAGGCCGAGCTCGAAGCGTTCATCAAGCGTGCCCAGCGCACCGCCTTCGGGCCCTCCACCCAGGCCATCATCGACGAGGCCGTGTCCCGCGACATCCCGTGGATCCGCCTCAACAAGCACTCCCTGGTCCAGCTCGGCCAGGGTGTCCACGCCCAGCGGATCCGCGCCACGATGACTTCTGAGACCAGCTCGATCGCGGTCGACATCGCCAGCGACAAGGACCTCACCACCCGGCTGCTCAGTGCGGCCGGCCTCCCGGTCCCCAAGCAGGACTCGGTGCGTACGGCGGACCAGGCCGTCGCGGTGGCGAACCGGATCGGGTTCCCCGTCGTGGTGAAGCCGCTGGACGGCAACCACGGGCGCGGCGTCTGCCTCGACCTGCTCACCGACGACGACGTGCGTGAGGCCTTCGAGATCGCGCGCGAGCAGTCGCGCCGCGGGTCGGTCATCGTCGAGTCGTTCGTGACCGGCAAGGACTACCGGTGCCTGATCATCGACGGCCGCATGGTGGCGGTCGCGGAGCGGGTCCCCGCCTCGGTGACCGGCGACGGGACGAGCACGATCGAAGAGCTGGTGGACCTCGCCAACGCGGATCCGCGTCGTGGCGTCGGGCACGAGAAGGTGCTCACCCGGATCACGGTCGATGACGCCGCGATCGAGAGGGTTCGCGACCAGGGTTTCGAGATGACCAGCACACCCGACGCCGGGGTGACGGTGAAGCTGGCCCTGACCGGCAACATGTCGACCGGAGGCATCTCGATCGACCGCACCTTCGAGGCGCATCCCGAGAACGTCGAGATCGCTGAGGAGGCGGCTCGGATGATCGGGCTCGACATCGCCGGCATCGACTTCATCTGTCCCGACATCACCCAACCGGTGCGCGAGACCGGCGGGGCCATCTGCGAGGTGAACGCGGCTCCCGGCTTCCGGATGCACACGCACCCCACCATCGGCGAGCCCCAGTTCATCGCGAAGCCGGTCGTGGACATGCTCTTCCCGCCCGGGGCGACCTCCAGGATCCCGATCGTCGCGGTGACCGGCACCAACGGCAAGACCACGACCAGCCGGATGATCTCCCACATCTTCAAGGGGATGGGCCGCAAGGTCGGGATGACCTCGACCGACGGCGTCGTGATCGACGAACGGCTCACCATCCGCGCAGACGCCTCCGGCCCACGCTCGGCACGCATGGTGCTGCAGAACCCCCGCGTCGACTTCGCTGTCTTCGAGGTGGCCCGTGGCGGGATCCTGCGTGAGGGCCTGGGCTATGAGCGCAACGACGTCGCCGTGGTCCTCAACGTCGCGCCCGACCACCTCGGTCTTCGCGGCATCGACACCATCGAGCAGCTGGCCGACGTGAAGGCCGTCCTGGTCGAGGCGGTGCCCCGCGACGGGCACGCCGTGCTCAACGCCGATGACCCGCTGGTCCGCGCGATGCGCCGACGTTGCTCGGGGCAGGTCGTGTGGTTCTCGATGGACGAGCCGGGCTCCGAGGCGCGCGAGATGATCGACGCACACTGTCGCCGCGGCGGCAAGGCGCTGATCCTCGCCCCGTCGGAGCGCGGGGAGATGATCGTGGTCAAGCACGGTCGGCGTGAGATGCAGCTGGCCTGGACCCACCTGCTTCCGGCCACGTTCGGCGGCAAGGCCCGGATGAACGTGCAGAACGTGATGGGCGCCGCCGCGGCCGCGTTCGCTGCGGGTGCTCCTCTGCACGACATCCGGCAGGGTCTGCGGACGTTCTCGACGAACTACTACCTCTCCCCCGGACGCCTCAACGAGGTCGAGGTGAACGGCGTCAACGTCCTCGTCGACTACTGCCACAACGCCCCGGGCATGCGTGCCCTGGGTGACTTCGTGGACCGGATCGGTGAGTCCCTGGCCCATGACCTCGCCCGGCCGTCCCGGATCGGCGTCATCGCCACCGCCGGTGACCGCCGCGACGAGGACATGCGCGACCTGGGCCGGGTGGCCGCGCAGCACTTCGACGTCGTCATCGTGCGCGAGGACCAGCAGCTGCGTGGACGCCAGCGCGGTGAGATCGCCGAGCTCGTCGCCGAAGGCGTGCGCGAGGCCCGGGAGGGCGGTGCCCGCTGCAAGCAGGTGGAGATCATCCTGGACGAGATCGACGCCGTCCGGCACGCGATGTCCCGGGCCAACCGGGGCGACCTGGTCGTGGTCTGCGTCGACCAGCACTCCCGGGTGATGGCCGAGCTCGAGGACTGGTCCAACCAGGCCCAGGCCGGTTCTGCCTCCAACGACGACCTGCCGTTGGCCGACCCGGACTTCGTTCCCCCCGCCGAGGGCTGA
- a CDS encoding histidine phosphatase family protein, producing the protein MNTTSRRLALMRHAKAVPSAPEDHARDLTSSGRESAREVGEWLVSSGFRPGRALVSDAARTSATWEEVSGAAGYDCPADVTQALYTAEPDTALDLIRAVDDEVTTLIVVGHNPTISFLAQLLDSGDGDPAAGASMMIGFPPASVALFDFDGAWADLAPTGATLTEFRPAVRE; encoded by the coding sequence GTGAACACCACGTCTCGCAGGCTTGCCCTGATGCGCCACGCCAAGGCAGTGCCTTCCGCCCCCGAGGACCACGCGCGAGACCTCACGTCCTCCGGTCGCGAGAGCGCTCGGGAGGTGGGCGAATGGCTGGTGTCCTCCGGCTTCAGGCCCGGTCGGGCACTGGTCTCCGACGCTGCCCGCACCTCGGCCACCTGGGAGGAGGTCTCCGGCGCCGCCGGATATGACTGCCCTGCAGATGTGACGCAGGCGCTCTACACGGCGGAGCCGGACACCGCGCTGGACCTGATCCGTGCGGTCGACGACGAGGTGACGACCTTGATCGTCGTGGGCCACAACCCGACCATCTCGTTCCTGGCCCAACTGCTCGACAGCGGCGACGGCGACCCGGCAGCCGGGGCGTCGATGATGATCGGCTTCCCTCCGGCGTCGGTGGCACTCTTCGACTTCGACGGGGCGTGGGCGGACCTGGCGCCGACCGGTGCCACTCTGACCGAGTTCAGACCGGCGGTGCGGGAGTGA
- a CDS encoding Mur ligase family protein, with protein sequence MTPSLVELRVLEGPNLYFPRAAIKVTLDVSTLASAPTDRAVRFAKRIGLPNARPGEPESGFRQRFAVRAVERLVRAIARESGTSRLAVRVRTTSDPHRIVVAYPWRHRERAQALGRAVAQVLDALPSEDIESVVGSAAQSVGVSPDGAAPHTIKPRIPVVAVTGTNGKTTTSRMIAHIARVDGRLVGWSNTDGIYVDGEMVEAGDYSGPSGAGRVLAHEQVELAVTETARGGILLKGIGLTRNDVSVVTNVTADHLGLHDIDTVDQLAEVKSVVPWITKPSGWAVLNADDPRVFAMRNITKAQPWVFSRDPDSPNLREVLGSGNGRATTVIDGWVCVLTPGSDADPLIELVDVPMTLAGLSRFNVENTLAAASASLAIGIPREIVIEGLRTFLPDAEHNPGRMNFFTLGDLCVVMDLAHNEAGLEALMEIMNGVRPPGARLLLGLGVVGDRSDELIAKLGEIGARDSDQMVIAHKERYLRGRTREELETLMRGGAERVGVSDVPAHATEVEGLAALVEMAEPGDVVGIMCHAERQECYDWIAAHGGVADSPAALAAKVRRAQSQAQA encoded by the coding sequence GTGACTCCCTCACTCGTCGAGCTCAGGGTCCTCGAGGGACCGAACCTCTACTTCCCGCGCGCGGCCATCAAGGTCACGCTCGACGTGTCGACCCTTGCGTCGGCACCGACCGATCGGGCAGTGCGGTTCGCCAAGCGGATCGGGCTGCCCAACGCACGACCGGGAGAGCCGGAGTCCGGCTTCCGGCAGCGCTTCGCCGTGCGTGCGGTCGAGCGCCTGGTGCGTGCCATAGCGCGGGAGTCCGGCACCTCCCGGCTCGCCGTGCGGGTGCGGACCACGAGCGATCCGCACCGGATCGTCGTCGCCTATCCCTGGCGCCACCGGGAGCGGGCCCAGGCACTCGGTCGTGCCGTGGCGCAGGTGCTCGACGCGTTGCCCAGCGAGGACATCGAGTCTGTCGTGGGGAGCGCGGCGCAGAGCGTCGGTGTCTCTCCCGACGGAGCCGCCCCACACACCATCAAGCCCCGCATTCCCGTTGTCGCGGTGACCGGGACGAACGGCAAGACGACGACGTCGCGGATGATCGCGCACATCGCTCGCGTGGACGGGCGACTCGTCGGCTGGTCCAACACCGACGGCATCTATGTCGACGGCGAGATGGTCGAGGCCGGCGACTACTCCGGACCCTCAGGTGCCGGCCGGGTCCTGGCCCACGAGCAGGTCGAGCTCGCGGTCACCGAGACGGCGCGCGGGGGCATCCTGCTCAAGGGCATCGGCCTGACCCGCAACGACGTGTCGGTGGTGACCAACGTGACCGCCGACCACCTCGGCCTGCACGACATCGACACCGTCGACCAGCTCGCCGAGGTGAAGTCCGTGGTCCCGTGGATCACCAAGCCATCCGGCTGGGCCGTGCTCAACGCCGACGATCCGCGAGTCTTCGCGATGCGCAACATCACCAAGGCCCAGCCCTGGGTCTTCTCCCGCGACCCTGACTCACCCAACCTCCGTGAGGTGCTCGGCTCCGGCAACGGTCGGGCCACCACCGTCATCGACGGCTGGGTCTGTGTCCTCACGCCCGGGTCGGACGCCGACCCGCTGATCGAGCTCGTGGACGTGCCGATGACCTTGGCCGGGCTGTCCCGGTTCAACGTCGAGAACACTCTCGCCGCGGCCTCGGCGTCACTGGCGATCGGCATCCCGCGGGAGATCGTGATCGAGGGGCTGCGGACCTTCCTTCCCGATGCCGAGCACAATCCCGGCCGGATGAACTTCTTCACCCTCGGTGACCTCTGCGTGGTGATGGACCTCGCCCACAACGAGGCCGGTCTGGAGGCCCTGATGGAGATCATGAACGGCGTACGCCCGCCCGGTGCGCGGCTGCTGCTGGGCCTGGGCGTCGTCGGGGATCGCTCGGACGAGCTGATCGCGAAGCTGGGTGAGATCGGGGCGCGTGACTCCGACCAGATGGTGATCGCGCACAAGGAGCGCTACCTGCGCGGCCGCACCCGCGAGGAGCTGGAGACCCTGATGCGCGGCGGAGCCGAGCGGGTCGGGGTGAGTGATGTGCCTGCACATGCCACCGAGGTGGAGGGCCTGGCTGCCCTGGTCGAGATGGCCGAGCCCGGCGACGTCGTCGGAATCATGTGTCATGCCGAACGACAGGAGTGCTACGACTGGATCGCAGCCCACGGCGGCGTCGCGGACTCGCCCGCGGCACTGGCGGCCAAGGTGCGCCGGGCTCAATCACAGGCACAGGCCTAG